One Eubacterium sp. 1001713B170207_170306_E7 genomic region harbors:
- the argF gene encoding ornithine carbamoyltransferase yields the protein MGINLKGRNFLTLKDFTPEEINFLLDYAAALKKKKKEGRAGRLLAGKNIVLLFEKTSTRTRCAFEVAGFDEGACVTFLTNSQMGKKESIEDTAKVLGRFYDGIEFRGFKQETVEALAEFSGVPVWNGLTDTYHPTQILADMLTIQENFGGLAGRRLVYVGDARNNMGNSLMIGCAKLGMHFVAVAPKVLFPEEALVEEMRAICEETGGSITLTDDIQEGVKGADAIYTDVWVSMGEEDQMAERIELLKPYQVNAEMMKATGNPDAIFLHCLPSFHDLNTDVAKDVHERFGLTEQEVTDEVFRSPASKVFDEAENRMHTIKAVMCATLATNQVDADGKPIVD from the coding sequence ATGGGGATCAATTTAAAAGGCCGTAATTTCCTGACACTCAAGGATTTTACGCCAGAAGAAATAAACTTTTTGTTAGACTACGCGGCCGCGCTGAAAAAGAAGAAAAAAGAAGGCCGCGCGGGCCGGCTGCTGGCCGGAAAGAACATTGTGCTGCTGTTTGAGAAAACATCTACCCGTACCCGCTGCGCCTTTGAGGTCGCCGGGTTTGACGAGGGCGCCTGCGTCACCTTTCTGACCAACAGCCAGATGGGCAAAAAGGAATCCATCGAGGACACCGCCAAAGTGCTGGGCCGCTTTTACGACGGCATCGAGTTCCGCGGCTTTAAGCAGGAAACCGTGGAGGCTCTGGCCGAGTTCTCCGGCGTGCCGGTCTGGAACGGCCTGACCGACACCTACCACCCGACCCAGATTCTGGCCGATATGCTCACCATTCAGGAAAACTTCGGCGGGCTGGCGGGCCGCCGCCTGGTTTATGTGGGTGACGCCCGCAACAACATGGGCAACTCCCTGATGATCGGCTGCGCCAAGCTGGGCATGCACTTTGTGGCTGTCGCGCCAAAGGTGCTGTTTCCGGAAGAAGCTCTGGTCGAAGAAATGCGCGCTATCTGTGAGGAAACCGGCGGCAGCATCACCCTGACCGACGACATTCAGGAGGGCGTTAAGGGCGCGGACGCCATCTACACCGACGTATGGGTCTCCATGGGCGAGGAGGATCAGATGGCTGAGCGTATCGAGCTCTTAAAGCCCTATCAGGTCAACGCCGAGATGATGAAAGCCACCGGCAACCCGGACGCCATCTTCCTGCACTGCCTGCCCTCCTTCCACGACCTGAACACTGATGTGGCAAAGGACGTGCACGAGCGCTTTGGCCTGACCGAGCAGGAGGTCACCGACGAGGTGTTCAGAAGCCCGGCCTCAAAGGTTTTTGACGAAGCCGAGAACCGCATGCACACCATCAAGGCCGTCATGTGCGCCACCCTGGCCACCAACCAGGTGGACGCGGACGGAAAGCCCATCGTAGACTGA
- a CDS encoding phosphomannomutase/phosphoglucomutase — MEIQNITKLQNGSDIRGIAMEGVEDEHITLTQDMAMKIAYSFSKWLKARTGKDSLSVAVGRDSRLTGPNLAQAVCLGLVSDGGHVYDCGIATTPAMFMTTLDPEMDCDGAVMITASHLPFNRNGIKLFTRDGGLNKEDIAEILEQAETIVTEFAVGGRREDYAFIPKYAANIVQIIREATREETPLSGARIIVDAGNGAGGFFAEGVLAPLGADTRGSQFLEPDGHFPNHIPNPEDPDAIDAIRKAVVDNQADMGIIFDTDVDRSAVIDEKGDAINRNGFIAFIASMLLEQYPGSTIVTDSVTSTGLTEYIEGLGGHHHRFKRGYKNVINEAVRLNEHGVETHLAMETSGHGAIRENYFLDDGAYLVTMALIKFAQLHKAGKPLSVFLKDLKEPAEAKEYRFKIGAEDFKAYGQEVLDGFRQFAEDQPGWSIVEPNFEGIRVNCGQDAGNGWCLMRMSLHDPIIPLNIESDEVGGCEKIKAAIDTFLKDYTELK; from the coding sequence ATGGAAATACAAAACATTACCAAGCTTCAGAACGGCTCGGATATCCGCGGGATTGCCATGGAAGGGGTCGAGGACGAGCACATCACCCTGACGCAGGACATGGCCATGAAGATCGCCTATTCTTTCAGTAAATGGCTGAAGGCCAGAACCGGAAAGGACAGCCTGAGCGTGGCGGTAGGGCGGGACAGCCGCCTGACCGGCCCGAACCTGGCCCAGGCAGTCTGCCTGGGGCTGGTTTCGGACGGCGGCCATGTGTACGACTGCGGCATCGCCACCACACCAGCCATGTTCATGACCACCCTGGACCCGGAGATGGACTGTGACGGCGCGGTCATGATCACGGCCAGCCACCTGCCCTTTAACCGCAACGGCATCAAGCTCTTTACCAGGGACGGCGGCCTGAACAAGGAAGACATCGCCGAGATTCTGGAGCAGGCAGAGACCATCGTCACGGAGTTCGCTGTTGGCGGCAGGCGTGAGGACTACGCCTTTATTCCGAAATACGCGGCCAATATCGTGCAGATCATCCGCGAGGCCACCAGGGAGGAAACACCCCTGTCGGGTGCACGCATCATCGTGGACGCGGGCAACGGCGCAGGCGGCTTTTTCGCGGAGGGTGTGCTGGCGCCGCTGGGCGCGGACACCCGGGGCAGCCAGTTTCTGGAGCCGGACGGCCACTTCCCCAACCATATCCCCAATCCGGAGGATCCGGACGCCATCGACGCGATCCGGAAAGCTGTGGTCGACAACCAGGCCGACATGGGCATTATCTTTGACACCGACGTGGACCGCTCTGCGGTCATCGACGAAAAGGGCGACGCCATCAACCGCAACGGCTTTATCGCGTTTATTGCCAGCATGCTGCTGGAACAATATCCCGGCAGCACCATCGTGACCGACTCCGTGACCTCCACGGGCCTCACCGAGTACATCGAGGGCCTTGGCGGGCACCACCACCGCTTTAAGCGCGGCTACAAGAATGTCATCAACGAGGCAGTCCGCCTGAACGAGCACGGCGTGGAAACCCACCTGGCCATGGAAACCAGCGGCCACGGGGCCATCCGGGAAAACTACTTCCTGGACGACGGCGCTTACCTGGTCACCATGGCGCTCATCAAGTTTGCCCAGCTGCACAAGGCAGGCAAGCCCTTATCGGTTTTCCTGAAAGACTTGAAGGAGCCCGCGGAGGCGAAGGAATACCGGTTCAAGATCGGGGCTGAGGACTTTAAGGCCTACGGCCAGGAAGTGCTGGACGGCTTCCGACAGTTTGCCGAGGACCAGCCTGGCTGGAGCATTGTGGAGCCCAACTTTGAGGGGATCCGCGTCAACTGCGGCCAGGACGCCGGCAATGGCTGGTGCCTGATGCGCATGTCTCTCCACGACCCCATTATCCCGCTGAACATCGAATCTGACGAGGTGGGCGGCTGTGAAAAGATCAAGGCCGCCATCGACACTTTCTTAAAAGACTACACAGAGCTGAAATAG
- a CDS encoding S8 family serine peptidase: MKKLISCLLTALLLLGAMPPVSAQGQAPADYAEGEAIVCLKPESLRRDMASPLLSDMDLLMDLNTTPKAENADSRDYQASAAGAAIALVRSETLSTNALIDALESSGTVLYAEPNYSFSVSEAPAATAIEEYLDMTPYQWAYKNTGTLGGAAGMDMGIEGWNETPEASGAETVVAVLDTGIDYTHPDLAASMWTRPAGMDIGGGTYGYNAAGTNTAGDPYDETDPMDDMSHGTHCAGIIAAGWNGHGTSGASAKTRLMAVKSGNDAGAFSSASILKGFGYIQSACRAGVKVAAVNNSWGGQYSGIALNEAITALGELGVVSVFASGNETTNCDENSTTVWGLKSNPYVIAVNALDNRGKMAYFSNYGARSTDIAAPGVNILSTYPMSMARYKTRLADDNALYNGFEVQETPSFHFEPLYPDQTTEVVRDSYARDGVSSLRLGTTTVAVGDKTLDVAGIKSEPEDLSGLGQKPAYLSVPAFTDIPAGHSPDAVILAVSASVQSTTGEFVPLYNAAQPDQPLAQDMAGLWTDNTFILPENTDWANFTIQVEVNVLDMASPENPVTLPALVYLDAIGAGSQSVPYADSSGTSMAAPAVTGEVALLAARYPEDSAAKRAARVIGSAEPSTNLSGTSVSGGYASLKNTASPAPVLNRALPGESENELVIDGYFFGSQPGTVTIENTPVTAEDILEWRDTLLRIRLPQGFAGGEKAVTVTQAHAAGGLSGHQVFELFDSGLFYENSLPLPDVKDQHDFYTMTGQSLTALNGKLYYLGVTSDSQQNLVWRYDLQSKTWEKLSTQNSGAFILSDSTCTWNGKLVTTALRSDNNHFCLALYTPETNRWELFEHDALNPLLSPVIACSGDTLVLAGGMDFSSLTDTLPASTVSALRSPAAQSPEALIQRVNETIGGTSVDAAGIDFDKLFTRNIYSIRPDKGQFKKTGTLESGRAFGKAAYSEDGTVYLTGGFTWDKTAQNMVTNTTLEALNNGAATVLRQDIMPPAGTDKPVYTAGTVKDGVLLAGAQGKVDQKLYDTWKLSFSGTQGFIPAPKRMAGDLVLELAGTAYNGQFYVLGSSPTTQNEMIFRSTAVETIPQAGENPIPTDNPAPDSPTPEAPAPSNAGTGILSSQGPAAACAILLALLLSAALIQKKRAR; the protein is encoded by the coding sequence ATGAAAAAACTGATATCCTGCTTACTCACAGCCCTGCTGCTTTTGGGCGCCATGCCGCCCGTCAGCGCCCAGGGACAGGCCCCGGCAGACTATGCCGAGGGAGAGGCCATTGTCTGCCTGAAGCCGGAAAGCCTGCGCCGCGATATGGCGTCGCCGCTGCTCTCGGATATGGACCTGCTCATGGACCTGAATACCACGCCCAAAGCTGAAAACGCTGACAGCAGAGATTACCAGGCCTCAGCGGCAGGCGCCGCCATTGCCCTGGTGCGGTCCGAAACGCTTTCCACCAACGCGCTGATCGACGCGCTGGAAAGCAGCGGCACGGTGCTCTACGCCGAGCCAAACTATTCGTTCAGCGTGTCCGAAGCTCCGGCGGCCACGGCCATCGAGGAGTACCTGGATATGACCCCCTACCAGTGGGCTTATAAAAACACCGGTACCCTGGGCGGCGCCGCGGGCATGGATATGGGCATTGAGGGCTGGAATGAGACCCCGGAAGCCAGCGGCGCAGAAACCGTCGTCGCGGTGCTGGACACCGGAATCGACTATACCCATCCCGATCTGGCCGCCAGCATGTGGACAAGGCCGGCGGGCATGGACATCGGCGGCGGAACCTACGGCTACAACGCCGCAGGCACCAACACCGCGGGCGATCCCTACGATGAGACCGACCCCATGGACGACATGAGCCACGGCACCCACTGCGCCGGGATCATCGCCGCGGGCTGGAACGGCCACGGTACCAGCGGCGCGTCGGCCAAAACACGGCTGATGGCCGTGAAATCCGGCAACGACGCCGGGGCTTTTTCCTCGGCCAGTATCCTGAAGGGCTTTGGCTATATCCAGTCCGCCTGCCGGGCCGGGGTCAAGGTGGCTGCGGTCAATAACTCCTGGGGCGGCCAGTACAGCGGCATCGCCCTCAACGAGGCCATCACGGCCCTGGGCGAGCTGGGCGTGGTGAGCGTGTTCGCCTCAGGCAACGAGACCACCAACTGCGATGAAAACAGCACCACCGTCTGGGGGCTTAAGAGCAACCCCTACGTCATTGCCGTCAATGCCCTGGACAACCGCGGCAAAATGGCCTATTTCAGCAACTACGGGGCCCGAAGCACCGACATCGCCGCCCCGGGCGTCAACATTCTGTCCACCTACCCCATGTCCATGGCGCGCTATAAAACCCGCCTGGCAGACGACAACGCCCTCTACAACGGCTTTGAGGTCCAGGAGACCCCAAGCTTCCACTTTGAGCCGCTCTACCCGGACCAGACCACCGAGGTCGTGCGGGACAGCTATGCCCGGGATGGGGTGTCCAGCCTCAGGCTGGGGACCACCACCGTGGCCGTGGGCGATAAAACCCTCGACGTGGCCGGTATCAAAAGTGAGCCTGAGGACCTTTCAGGCCTTGGCCAGAAGCCGGCTTACCTGTCCGTCCCGGCCTTTACCGATATTCCGGCAGGCCATTCGCCGGACGCGGTGATCCTGGCTGTCAGCGCCTCTGTTCAGAGCACCACTGGCGAGTTCGTGCCCCTGTACAACGCGGCGCAGCCCGACCAGCCCCTGGCCCAGGACATGGCCGGCCTCTGGACCGACAACACCTTTATTCTGCCTGAAAACACCGACTGGGCAAACTTTACAATTCAGGTTGAGGTCAATGTCCTTGACATGGCCAGCCCGGAAAACCCCGTCACCCTGCCCGCCCTTGTTTACCTGGACGCCATCGGCGCCGGAAGCCAGAGCGTGCCCTACGCGGACAGCTCCGGCACCTCCATGGCCGCTCCGGCCGTCACCGGTGAGGTCGCCCTTCTGGCGGCCCGCTACCCTGAGGATTCCGCTGCCAAACGGGCCGCACGGGTCATCGGCAGCGCCGAGCCCTCCACAAACCTGAGCGGCACCTCGGTTTCCGGCGGCTATGCCAGCCTGAAGAACACCGCCAGCCCCGCCCCGGTGCTCAACCGTGCCCTGCCGGGTGAGTCCGAAAACGAGCTGGTCATCGACGGGTACTTTTTTGGCAGCCAGCCCGGCACCGTCACCATTGAAAACACCCCGGTCACCGCGGAGGATATTCTCGAATGGCGCGACACGTTGCTGCGCATCCGGCTGCCCCAGGGCTTTGCCGGCGGCGAGAAAGCCGTGACGGTGACACAGGCGCACGCTGCCGGGGGCCTCTCCGGCCACCAGGTCTTTGAGCTGTTTGACAGCGGCCTCTTTTACGAGAACAGCCTGCCCCTGCCAGATGTCAAAGACCAGCATGACTTTTACACCATGACCGGCCAGAGCCTGACCGCCCTGAACGGAAAGCTGTACTACCTGGGCGTCACGAGTGATTCCCAGCAGAACCTGGTCTGGCGTTACGATCTCCAGTCCAAAACCTGGGAAAAGCTGTCGACCCAAAACAGCGGCGCTTTTATCCTGTCCGATTCAACCTGCACCTGGAACGGCAAGCTGGTGACCACAGCGCTGCGCAGTGACAACAACCATTTCTGTCTGGCCCTTTATACGCCCGAAACCAACCGCTGGGAGCTCTTTGAGCACGACGCCCTCAATCCCCTGCTGAGCCCGGTCATCGCCTGCAGCGGCGACACCCTTGTGCTGGCGGGCGGCATGGACTTCAGCAGCCTGACCGACACCCTGCCGGCCAGCACGGTCAGCGCGCTCAGAAGCCCGGCGGCCCAGAGCCCCGAAGCCCTTATCCAGCGCGTGAATGAAACCATCGGCGGTACCAGTGTGGACGCTGCCGGCATTGATTTTGACAAGCTGTTCACCCGCAACATCTACAGCATCCGTCCCGATAAAGGACAGTTTAAAAAAACCGGGACCCTGGAAAGCGGACGTGCCTTTGGCAAAGCGGCCTACAGCGAGGATGGCACCGTCTACCTGACCGGTGGCTTTACCTGGGATAAGACCGCCCAGAACATGGTGACCAACACGACCCTCGAGGCCCTGAATAACGGAGCCGCGACGGTTCTGCGTCAGGATATTATGCCGCCGGCCGGCACCGATAAGCCCGTGTACACCGCCGGCACAGTCAAGGACGGTGTCCTGCTGGCCGGCGCCCAGGGAAAGGTCGACCAAAAGCTTTACGACACCTGGAAGCTGAGCTTTTCAGGCACCCAAGGCTTTATCCCCGCCCCCAAGCGCATGGCCGGGGATCTGGTACTCGAGCTGGCCGGCACAGCCTACAACGGGCAGTTCTATGTGCTCGGCAGCTCGCCGACCACACAGAATGAGATGATCTTCCGCTCCACCGCGGTGGAAACCATCCCCCAGGCCGGAGAAAACCCCATTCCCACAGACAACCCCGCCCCGGACAGCCCGACACCTGAAGCGCCGGCTCCGTCAAACGCCGGCACCGGTATCCTATCCAGTCAGGGCCCCGCAGCCGCGTGCGCCATCCTGCTGGCCCTGCTCCTGTCCGCCGCCCTGATCCAGAAAAAACGCGCCCGTTAA
- a CDS encoding sensor domain-containing diguanylate cyclase translates to MKKDTLLKTNCFICVIIILGFIAVAVVSYRSNNGIFKKDVEQISSLTSEGIYHNIDSIFAKPINISLTMANDSLLKDFLAQETEKTGDDAFVQTMRDYLSAYQQTYQYDSVFLVSTKTNHYYHFDGVDRTLAPDNPENVWYYSFLNGPDDCSPNVDNDEAAQNEVTVFINGKIKDADGQVMGVVGVGFKVNYLQAIFGEYENDYAVKAFLVDSAGTIQLSTDQTGYEAVNLFSQDGYGGLRDDLALDSQSERNFWYNSPTREGYIVSRYIPNMNWTLIIDNNITPLRSQMRLQLVVGMLVVLLVIGLVLLLTTRIIRRYNARIVSLTLEREKKHTAIFKEETQKIYENIYEIDITHDRAASDATQDYFESLGVPRDTASYATALTIIAEKQIKAEYREGYLSTFGPEQVLRAYHDGLEKLRYELMITKDGGKSYYWMRITAQIFLWEEDQSVRMFVYRQNIDDEKQHEKYMSDKMKRDALTGLYNKVAAQEQVSQWLTGHPDAAGALFIVDIDDFKQVNDTFGHAIGDVVISRFAEALKAQFRPGDVVGRIGGDEFLVFIPAATGSMVRKKAEALVSALRFQHQDGDKTVPVSASIGVALCPEAGQDFYTLYKNADVALYEAKAKGKNRCQLYQ, encoded by the coding sequence ATGAAAAAAGATACCTTACTCAAAACAAACTGCTTTATCTGCGTCATCATCATCCTGGGCTTTATCGCCGTCGCGGTTGTGAGCTACCGCTCCAACAACGGCATTTTCAAAAAAGACGTGGAGCAGATCTCATCGCTGACCTCTGAGGGCATCTACCACAACATCGACTCGATTTTCGCCAAGCCCATCAATATCTCCCTGACCATGGCCAACGACAGCCTGCTCAAGGACTTTCTGGCTCAGGAAACCGAAAAGACCGGCGACGATGCCTTTGTGCAGACCATGCGCGACTACCTGAGCGCCTACCAGCAGACCTACCAGTACGACTCGGTCTTTCTGGTCTCAACCAAGACCAACCATTACTACCACTTCGACGGCGTCGACCGGACCCTGGCCCCGGACAATCCGGAAAACGTCTGGTACTACAGCTTTTTAAACGGACCGGACGACTGCTCCCCCAACGTCGATAACGACGAGGCCGCCCAGAACGAGGTCACGGTGTTTATCAACGGCAAGATCAAGGACGCGGACGGCCAGGTCATGGGCGTGGTGGGCGTTGGCTTCAAGGTCAACTATTTACAGGCAATCTTTGGAGAATACGAGAACGACTACGCCGTCAAGGCCTTTCTGGTCGATTCCGCCGGCACCATCCAGCTCTCGACCGACCAGACCGGCTACGAGGCCGTCAACCTGTTTTCCCAGGACGGCTACGGCGGCCTGCGGGACGACCTCGCCCTGGACAGCCAGAGCGAACGGAATTTCTGGTACAATTCGCCCACGCGGGAGGGATACATTGTCTCCCGCTACATTCCCAACATGAACTGGACCCTCATCATCGACAATAACATCACCCCGCTCCGGTCCCAGATGCGTCTCCAGCTGGTGGTCGGCATGCTGGTGGTGCTGCTGGTCATCGGCCTGGTGCTCCTCCTCACCACCCGCATCATCCGCCGCTACAACGCCCGGATCGTCAGCCTGACCCTGGAGCGGGAAAAGAAGCACACCGCCATCTTTAAAGAGGAAACCCAGAAAATCTACGAAAACATCTACGAGATCGACATCACCCATGACCGCGCCGCCAGCGACGCCACCCAGGATTACTTTGAGAGCCTGGGCGTCCCGAGGGATACCGCCTCCTACGCCACAGCCCTCACCATCATTGCCGAAAAGCAGATCAAGGCCGAATACCGCGAGGGCTACCTGTCCACCTTCGGGCCCGAGCAGGTGCTGAGAGCCTACCATGACGGCCTCGAAAAGCTGCGTTATGAGCTCATGATCACCAAGGACGGCGGAAAAAGCTATTACTGGATGCGCATCACCGCCCAGATTTTCCTTTGGGAGGAAGACCAGTCTGTGCGCATGTTTGTGTACCGGCAGAACATCGACGACGAAAAGCAGCACGAAAAATACATGTCCGACAAGATGAAGCGCGACGCCCTCACCGGCCTCTATAATAAGGTCGCGGCCCAGGAGCAGGTCAGCCAGTGGCTGACCGGGCACCCGGACGCCGCCGGTGCCCTCTTCATTGTGGATATTGACGACTTCAAGCAGGTCAACGATACCTTTGGCCACGCCATCGGCGACGTGGTGATCTCCCGCTTCGCCGAGGCCCTGAAAGCCCAGTTCCGCCCCGGCGACGTGGTCGGGCGCATCGGCGGCGACGAGTTCCTGGTCTTTATTCCGGCCGCCACGGGCAGCATGGTCCGGAAAAAGGCCGAGGCGCTGGTGTCTGCCCTCCGGTTTCAGCACCAGGACGGCGACAAAACCGTGCCGGTTTCCGCCAGCATCGGCGTGGCCCTGTGCCCCGAAGCCGGACAGGATTTCTACACCCTCTATAAAAACGCCGACGTGGCCCTCTATGAGGCCAAGGCAAAGGGAAAAAACCGCTGTCAACTGTATCAGTAA